In Podarcis muralis chromosome 7, rPodMur119.hap1.1, whole genome shotgun sequence, the genomic stretch TCCAAGCAAGAGCCAGTTCATGAGGAAAGGTGGGTGGGGAGACAAGGAGGGCTGGGCAAGTGGGAACTTCTGCAGCAAAGCTGCTGCTCCCTGCTCTTTGCTCCTTCAAAACAAACCCAGTATTAGTTTGCTGCAGTCTGTGGCAAAGTTTCTCCTGCATGTTCCATCTCAGAAGCCTGCTCTGCAGTAACTCAGAGCAAGGCTgctagtgtggctgcccctgttctgcagAACACCATTCCTGTCGAAATAAAACAGGCACCCACTATCTGCATTTCCCACACTCCTCAGTCACTGATTGCTGCCTctggccagatgttgctggacaaagTGATGTCTGCTGTGCTCTGACCCAGCCAGACAATGCCTTTATGTTCTTCTTAGGTATTGTTGGAGACTGGAAGAACCACTTTTCCCCACTGCAGATTGAGATGTTCAACAAGAAGTACCAGCAGGAAATGGGAGACTGCTGCCCGTGTTTCATGGACTGATGGCAACATGATCCAGGAGCCAAGGGATTATAGCCAGCTGGGGATTCCCACTGTGTTCAAAGAACCAAATCCTACACACCAATGGTGGGTGTATGGGGACCAGCTTGCCAGAAAAGGGCAGCCACCGGACAAAGGCTCTGCAGGGACCTTTCCTATGCCAGATGAAATGTGAACGAGCTCCGAGTCAAGGTCATCACCCACATTGACAGAAGCTGTCTACCTCCCATAACCTGATGTCTACCTTCtgtaacctggtgccctccagatgttttggaccagaaCCCCAATCAACATCAGCCAAGTTGACCATTGATGTTGAtaagagttgtagtctgaaacacctggagggccctcACCAGCAATGAAGATCTTTTACCTGACATTCCTGTTACCTGAGGTCCTTTAACCAGAGATGGATGAGATTGAAATGGGGATCTTCTTCAGAGAAGCCACATTCTCTGCCAATGAGCAGGGGGTGGTTGGGAAGGCTCTGTGGGGAGTAAATTACCAGCTTACCACTCtggcaggagtgggaaacctgatcCAGGCCCTCcgtatgctgttggactccagttcctatccgtcccagccaggatggccaatgctCAGAAGTCTCTTAAGTAGTCAGTTGTCTGTACCCAGGACTGAATAAAATGTTTTATCAGCACCATCTTGTGTGTATCCTAAACATTGCTGGAACTCACAGAAGTAgcaaagtgctttttttttttacacccacaccacaaagtacataaaaatacaataaaaataaataaactgctaacaaccttgaaaaatatatatataaagacaaACAGCAACAGCACATCCGTTAAACATCCAAACCTACAAATCCAGAATGGCtgttgcctgaggctgatgggaattttagtccaaagcttctggagggcagcaggttaggGGAAGGtggccatttctctctctttcacacacatggACCAGACATAGTTCTGTGGTGCTCTGATACCCAAGTGGGGGCCCCATGTACACAGGAGTGAGTTATATTCTGACACACTGAATTAACTCCCTGTCATTTTTATAATGGTTTTCCTGTATTGTATTTGCATTTTCTGCCACCACATTTTATAATTTGCCACCCTGGAAATGTTGTTGAGTGAGGGAGAGAAATCCAGTTTTTATAACAGTTTTTATGAGGCTGTAGAAGACCTCACATGAGCTATAGTGTCAGGAGACTGAATGAACTTTATTGCTTAGGGGCCAGGAAGCGAAAGGCTCAGTTGAGTTCTACAGAGTGTTCCAACAGCCACACCCCACCTACAAATGCAACATCACTCAAAATTGTTCTTGGGCAATATTGTATTCTAAAGGGGAAGAATATAATGGAAAGGAatgaaaaacagcagcacagaggagATTGCCAATGACATTTTCTCAACCTGCTCTGTTGCCTTCCACAGCCCACTGACATGCTGCCATCCAGAAGTTGAGATTTCCTCCCCCACCCGCATGTCAGGAAAAGCTTCACCATGTCAAATCCTGCACAATAGGCTTTTGTCAAGGCAGAGGAACAGGGCCAGAAAATTATGCTGGCAATTCTCCCTCCATCCCCAAAACTACTGGCATGGGGGAAGAGGGAGCAACCCAAGGGCCTTTGACAGTGCtagcagaaaataaaaatcaggaGGCAGAATCCAAAAGTTATTTCaaaaatctttatttttattcaatcATTTTAAATTATAACTTAAtaatttttctccaaggaacacaACACTTACAGAtcagaaaggaaagggggagggtggagagagaaaggatTGTTACTTACACACAGAACTCCAAGCcacaaaaggatttttaaaaggcttggaaaacaataaaacagagggGGATAGTTTTAGAGAGAGGTTTGGGTTTACAAAGTAGATTTGGATCATTtcatgctgtttttcttttctttacataaaaaaacaataatactCTCAATATGGCTATTTTAAGCAAATCAGATACAAACATGCTATTTCGCATAATCGCTGCTGCACAACAGCTACAGAGTGGGAGtgacctccccccccacacacacacacatacatagagAGAGGGTAGGAATATTGCAGGTGAAAGGAGGAAGACAAATAGAGGGCTCTTGGCATCCCATCATGAACACAGCTAGTTTTCTGAACAGAAGCCCTGCCTGAGATGTTAGTCCAATTTTGTTGCAGCAGAAAAAAATTCTGTAATAAGTTTGCCCCAATACCCCACCCGCCACCAgccttttttttgcaaaaaacaaaaacaaaaacacaaaaacacaaaaaaatagaaataaaaaatgcCTACTAGGAGAGGGAAAAAGTTTCCCAAGGAAGAGAATTAGTCACTCTCTATGCAGTGGCTTGTGTTTCTGCATGTCTGTAACTGCTAGGatcttaagggggggggaggaggcaattGAATCAGAAACCTTGATCTCTTCATTCAGAGACGTTGATCTCTTCAGTTCTCTGTTCTCACTCTGAATCATTTAAAAACTAGTGTATAAAATAgttaagaagaagagagagatgtggggcagggagagacaaGGTTGTGTAAAAACTGACTGGGCAACAACAGGATACAGGGAGGGAGGGTTGAATTATGCTGTAAAAACACGAACAGTCACAGGAGTGCTACATGCTATATCATGGCTTCTGGGAACAAGGAACTAGTTGCCCAAGCATTTTCCACCCCTGTGGGATGAGGTGAATCCAAGTGGTGGTCTTTTTCAGCGGGGTTTGCAGTCTTGTGAAAGCGCTGGCACGTGTCTTCTGTTTTAACCCACTGCATCCTGGTACATCTCTTTAGAGGAGGAGTGGAGAGCCTTTGGACCTCCAGACTCCCACTGGCCCTGCTCTCCAGGGCTGAAGGAGTTGAAGCTTAGCAGCGTTCAGAGGGACAAAGGTTTTCCACTTCTGCTTGAGATGAAGAGATTCCAAGATGTCATGAGGTCTGGTATGGGGCCCGTGGCCAATTCAACATGccaaaaacagggggggggggaccctacaGGGTAGGTCAGCTCAGATCAACTtcacagatgttttcatttcatggCAATTTCTTCCTCGGTTCATGAGCCTTGGCTTTTACGGAACATGACGATGGGTCTCCCACACGTATTTTTCTGTCAACAACAGCCCAGCACACTGGAGGAGGGAAACCATTAGCTAAAACCCTACTCTTAAAATTCAAGCGGATGGCAGAGTCTGGCTGCTAAAGGAGCATTAAAATAGCCACCATGACCCTTAccatttttcttattttattactattattaattttaaaagggtTTCTCTCCTCACCACCAAGTCTCCTTTCCGTGGGTCTGGGGGAACAAAATGGTTGCCGCAGTGTTTGTAATGGTGAAGAGAGGAGGAATAGAAAGAGAGAACAGAGATAGaaatataaatggggggggggggggagaggcagctcTCTGCTCAACTTGATGTTCCAGTGACCCTTGTTTTCCTTTTACATCCCTTGTACAACTTTTGCCTGCGGCTGCTCTACCACCACTTCCCAGCAGTTGCctggtgctttttggggggggggggggcaaaccacTCAATGTTTTGGCGAAGCAGTTCTGAAAAGTGGGAGCAGGCGTGTCAGGGCGTGGTGTGGCACAGCACTCGTCCCCAGCTCCTTGGCCTTCTCAGCTTAGAGCTTAGTTCAGCACAGCCAGTCACAAAAATAACCCCCAAGTGGAAACCCAGCCCAGTAAGACACTGAGTTTCCTCTCTTGAATCACTTCCTGGCATGGCTGTTTCCAGAACTGCCCTTCCAACTGCTTAGGCATCCATGTCTCTCCCAAAAGATACATGCAGATGAGCACCAGGAATGGCCTTCATGCTGCAGCAAGGTTTCCTCAAACCAGACTAAGTAAGGAGAGCCTGGATGGGTGTTGGTTTGTTACAGTTTGGCTTGGCCTTCTTGGAAAAGCTAATGCTGGGAGACTCATGTTGCAGGAGGAGCCTTAGGGGGAGGTTATGCTGCTCACGGCCGCACTGACGGTAGggagctcctgctgctgctgctgctgttgctgctgccgctgccaccgtTGGTCCTCTGTGGCCTTATAGCAGGGCCAGCACAGCTTATGCCCGATCTTCTGGAACTTGTGCCGGAAGCTCCTGTTGGTCCAGAAGTAGACAAAGCAGTTGAGGAAGCCGCTGCCTATGGGGAGCCACAAGGCCACCATCTCAACCCATCCATGGACTCTTTTGTGGGTGATAGCTGGAATGAGACAGCACAGGGAAGGCATGTTTTAGCCAGGAGGATGCAATGCATTTATTTGATTTCATTCTTTATCTTAGaatatttctttttgtttcttttatttctttataaaatttgtatactgcctttcatctctagatctcagggcagttcacagcattatTTCTTAATGGCTTTATGTTCAAAAGAACCTCTAATAAGTGATGTACAGGATAGAAATAAATACAATGCAATATATTAAGAAAATCAAGCAAAAAACCTATTAAAATAACATTGCAGTGCTCCAAAATTAACAGTGACCAGGCTTGGATTATCCTTCTGGGGAGGCCAggtgaaataaaaatgtatttcataGCAACCAAAATCCCCAAAGGATTTTGTATGGCCCTTAAAGGCTCCTGTATTATATCCACTGGAAGGAAGTTCCATGCCGTGCTACATGTCACCACTGAGCAGATCTTCTACcacgtagctcagtggtagagcatcttccttgcatgcagaaggtcccaggttcaatccctggcatctccaggtagggcacaGAAAGACTCACTGTGTGAAATCCCAGACAGTCACTACCACAAGCAATactagattgaccaatggtctggctctgtataaggcagcttcctatctaaGAAGTGCCTCCTCCGATGTCTGCAGCAATATATAGCTGCAGTAAGGTGATCTCATACCTGGAGCATTGGTAGATGGTGCACCTTGGGACAGGTAAGGCATAAGACAAGGAGTCCAAGAGCACATGGAGCCAAAGTCAAAGACAGGCAGAGCAAACTCATTCCAGTTTTGTCTCCCTGCTCAGTTCTGCAAAGGGCAATGCTgagacagaggaagaggaggagggggggggaggaaactgaCAGGCAGGACCACCCTCTGGGCTGATTATgggtaagtaagaaggcaggctggtgggggctggcagagggcagactgaggttggaaGGGGAGTACCCTATTCACTCCAATCATGGATAAGCCTTCTCTGCCCCCGCCATGTTGTCTGCAAGCCCATCTTCTATCACACCAACTCAGTTTGGATACATGGTCATTTTGAACTAAGTCCCTCTGAATTTAacagagcttactcccaagtagggctgggtgaattggaaaaatgagaaactgaaattaaccCATCTTAAATTCCCTTCTGCACTGAACTTCACACCAGTTTGCAGATTAATATTATTTTCTTAAAGTCTTCATGAGAATCCACCTGCATTTTAATgcgattttctcctaatatacacaattaTTGTTTTGCAATTTTGTCAAATACcatacacacatttctgcaaagcagttaTGTGTGTTGTTTTTGCGTGCTATTTCCACCATGTACCCTAGAATATGCACTTTTCTACACGTTACTCAGATGGAGAAACGGATTGCAAAAGTTAGTGAATTTCAAAAGGGAGGCAGTGTTTCAGTTCGCAAATTGTTTCGGAATGTGTGgatttggtaggtttgcctttaaatttgaagcaaatcaaatttctcccccatctctacttCCAGGTAATTGATCTTAGCGTAACAGTCTCAGCACTGACTCCTACTAGTTTCTCTATCCCTCCCACCCCTACTCTTGAAATGCCATCCACAGACACACACGCCTTACTGCTTGGAAAGAGGAAAATCTACCCAGCAATGTCAGAAATTTGATTGAAACTGTAGTGCTTAATTACCTCAGTCTCTAGACCTCCATGCAAAGACTCGCCCAACCTCATCCATCCTTCTAGGATCAAATTACCTAATGCCAAACAAGTTTTAAACAAGTAAACATTGCAGTAAACATGTTTGGTACATGAGGTCAAagtcgttttttgtttgtttttaagcaagcTTCTAGACCACATAGTTGTGGGAAATCTTTGTGAATAATGCACTGTAGTATTTAGGGAATGGGGTGTGGGTGTATACGTGTATGTAACGActgtgtctggcgtgctctggtccatggggtcacgaagagtcagacacgactaaacgactaaacaacaacaacaacaacaacaacgactgtGTCCTAATTGCAACACAGACAATCTCCCATAGGTTTGGGGACATGTTTTCTGTTGTTGCATCCAGACAGACTTTTAGTTCTTTGTGTTTCTTTGCAGGATGGGGAACAGCAAATCAGACGTTGCAGCTGCTGAAGTGTTTTTCAAACTGCAGATAACCTATTTAGAACAATTATGCTTGCGTTCTCTCTGTTGAATCACTTTGGCTTTTCAATCAATGAAGTACAAATTGCTGCAGAGTTAACCAATACAGCATATAGTACTTGGAGGTGGGGAGAGCCTCAGGCAGCAATAAGAGTGCCCATGGCCCTACTTTGCAGAGGAAGTTTCTTTGTTTGAACTGctgtcagaggacagtcctcttttGGGACCGGTCCATGTCAAATTTAAAGATTAAAAAACCCTTGAGAAGGGGAGAGCAGATCAGCCTTTGAAATTGGCCATCAACAGTTTGTTCTCCAGGTGTTGCTTACTGAGATCCTGGTCATAATCTCCCCTTGCGTTgtgagatgtattgcatttcCATTATTTTGTACCATATATTTTGGAAACTTGTTTGTTTGATTGCTATGCGTCTGAgcacctcttaagatatcataTCCAAATTTTGCATGCTGGTTCCAGAGCTCAAGGAGCAagttttcatctatgtttggatgTAATTAGATACCATTTTGTTTCAAGATAGCAGACCGAACCTTTCAATACTGCACTGATTTGGACCCCAGATTTCAAAACTGCAgcatcttttttgttttgtttttgtttcagcgtCTGGCAAGAGCCTGCTGGTAGTAATTATATCAAAGTGTATCCAGGCGCATATGAATTGCTAGCcagcccccacccctgcccctctTGCTTTCGGTTTGCTTTGGATCCCCAGAACAGCAACCACCCCCCTCTCTGTACACTCACCATTGTACAGCATGGTGACGATGCAGGGCACCCAGCAGACATAGAAGGCGATGACGACAGGCAGGAGGATGCGGGCTGCAGCGTCCAATGGCAGCACACAGCGCATCTTCGGCCCTGCCTCTTTCGCTGGAAGGGCCCTGCCACCTTTCCCACGCCGGCACTGGGAGCGGGCTGCCCGCCACAAACACAGGTTGGCAAAGGTGATGGTCCCAGCAGCAGGGCAGAAAATGGTGCCTGCTATGAAGAGAGAGTAGGTGGTGTTTGAGCCGTAGTCTGGTTCACACAGCAGGGCTGAGGACGAGAAGCGAACTTGGAGCAAGGCTCCCGGGCCCGGCACGGCCAGCGGCACCAGCAGAAGGACCGGCAGGAGCCAGGCAGCGGTGATGAGGAGGACCACTCTCCTGTGGCTCAGCAGGCGCCTATAGTGCAGAGGGTAGAAAATGGCCACATAGCGCTCCAGGGAGACACTTGCCAAGGAGTAGAGGGAAGCCCCAAAAATGCAGCAGTTGATGAAGGCCACTGCCCGGCAGGACGACGCCTCCCCTTCTTCTGCCATCGGCCCCACCACCAAGCTACGGTAGAGGTTGAGGggcaccaccagcactgccaggGCGGTATCGGCCGCAGCCAAGGACAACAGCACCAGGCGAGTGCTGTGACTCCAGCCGGACACAGAGGAGGCAATGACTGTGATGATGGTCCCATTGCCCACCAGGGCCAGCAGCCCCAAAACACAGATCAAGCTGGTTTTCACCATGCAGCTGCCGCACCACTGCTGAGGGCCACCATTGTTGGGGCAAGGGCCCTGCTGCCAGGGGAGACCTTCTTTAACTCGGGGGTCCTTCTTGGGGGGCTGCTCCCCTACAAGATCCTCAGGCGGCCTTGGCTCAATTGTTTGGGTTTCTTCCTTCCACTTCAGGTTGGGAATTTGTTTTCCCAGGGAATGCCCATCTCTCCTTGCATCTTTTCTCTCTTGTACAGCCAACAGGTTTCCTTTTCTAGACTCCAGCTGCTCTGGTCCTTTAGTCACAGGAGTCCAGGCCTCATCGCATTCTCCCTTTTGAGCAGCCCAGGTACCTGCTAGCtttagaagcagcagcaagataTAGCAGGGAATCATCATGGTTGATAAGACTCCTGAAAGGCTAGCAGGTGTGCTTAAGTCTGTGGAGCTGAGCCTCACATAGCCTCCTCAGGAGGAGAAGTCACCATCAGGATGCTTTCTTTGGTTGCACTGGGAGGTGGGGGCAATGAAGGAGGCAATTTGCACCTGGAATTCTGTTCTCAGGGTGGAAGGCCTCAAACAGCTGGGACTGGGGGGCTTGAAGGTCCTTGTGGCCCTGGCTGGATTTCTCACACTTTCTTCTTCTACTCTCACACATGGAGCCCCCCAAATCATGCCCAGGTAACAAGACAGGCCAACCCCTCCAATCTGTACCTGCCAACAGccacagatgatgggaattgtagtccatcaacatcccTGCAACTGAAGCATGTCCTGCTGAGATGCTGAACACCACAATCTGATGCAGGCTGCAtctaccccatacatttaaagcagtcttcTACCACTTTAACAttcatgccttcccccaaagaatgctggaaactgtagttaagggtgctgagagttgtcatgAGAACCCTCattgagctacagtttccagcatccttaacaaactacagctcccaggattccttgggggaaagccataGCAGTTAAAGAAATATCAGAATgcttaaatgtatggggtgggaGTGACTGCAGAATCAGGCAAGCTGAGGACTTTGCCATGTATAGGACTGGGCTGTACTGTAAACGGGAAAGATGGCAACAAAGACAGCCTTGGAGCTCAGAGCAAAGTATTAGGGCTTGGTTCCACAGTGACACAGTGTGAAATACTGGGCTCTCTTAGTGTCAGCAAGGGATCTCATACTGTCATGATAGTGGCAGCTCCAGGGATGCACCATGAATAGAGTGAAAGACCGTAGCTcagtgccttgcatgcagaaagtcccaggttcaaccgcCACCAGTATCTCCAGGCACGGTTAGGAGAGATGCTTGCC encodes the following:
- the LOC114602147 gene encoding putative G-protein coupled receptor 21 — its product is MVKTSLICVLGLLALVGNGTIITVIASSVSGWSHSTRLVLLSLAAADTALAVLVVPLNLYRSLVVGPMAEEGEASSCRAVAFINCCIFGASLYSLASVSLERYVAIFYPLHYRRLLSHRRVVLLITAAWLLPVLLLVPLAVPGPGALLQVRFSSSALLCEPDYGSNTTYSLFIAGTIFCPAAGTITFANLCLWRAARSQCRRGKGGRALPAKEAGPKMRCVLPLDAAARILLPVVIAFYVCWVPCIVTMLYNAITHKRVHGWVEMVALWLPIGSGFLNCFVYFWTNRSFRHKFQKIGHKLCWPCYKATEDQRWQRQQQQQQQQQELPTVSAAVSSITSP